From one Gemmobacter sp. genomic stretch:
- a CDS encoding TCR/Tet family MFS transporter: protein MHGAPSPATPPVAPPASRHAFGFVLITVLLDMVGFGIIIPVLPSLIEEVGHVGLAQAATIGGWMFFAFSMAQFLCAPLVGNLSDAFGRRPLLLLAIFGLGMDYVLSAWAPSLAWLFVGRVLAGVCGSSWVIANAYIADVTPPEGRAKAFGLMGAAFGVGFVIGPAIGGLLGELGPRVPFWVAAAISFLNFVYGWIVLPETLAPANRRRFEWRRANPFGVFAVFRSYPGVMPMCAVLFLFFFASAVYPAIWPFWGMAKFGWSEATVGLTLAIFGLIMAGFQGFLTGPAVARWGEVRVAVAGLACAAIAATGYGFVGTLATVVVLMLVHGPEGFVHPMLMALMSKVVPENAQGELQGGISAVMNIAMLTGTVVFTQVFAHFMAPDAAWQTPDAAYFLAGGIMVLTLLLYLWTLRGPRHG, encoded by the coding sequence ATGCACGGCGCCCCGTCCCCGGCCACCCCGCCGGTTGCCCCGCCTGCCTCGCGCCATGCCTTCGGCTTTGTGCTGATCACGGTGCTGCTGGACATGGTGGGGTTCGGCATCATCATTCCCGTCCTGCCCTCGCTGATCGAGGAGGTGGGCCATGTCGGGCTGGCGCAGGCCGCGACCATCGGCGGCTGGATGTTCTTTGCCTTTTCCATGGCGCAGTTCCTGTGCGCGCCGCTGGTGGGCAACCTGTCGGATGCCTTCGGGCGGCGGCCGCTGCTGCTGCTGGCAATCTTCGGGCTGGGCATGGATTACGTGCTGTCGGCCTGGGCGCCATCGCTGGCCTGGCTGTTCGTCGGCCGGGTGCTGGCCGGGGTCTGCGGATCGTCCTGGGTGATCGCCAATGCCTATATCGCCGATGTGACCCCGCCCGAGGGGCGCGCCAAGGCGTTCGGCCTGATGGGCGCCGCGTTCGGCGTGGGCTTCGTGATCGGGCCGGCCATCGGCGGGCTGCTGGGGGAACTGGGGCCGCGGGTGCCGTTCTGGGTGGCGGCGGCGATTTCCTTCCTGAACTTCGTCTATGGCTGGATCGTGCTGCCCGAAACGCTGGCCCCGGCCAACCGGCGGCGGTTCGAATGGCGCCGCGCCAATCCCTTTGGCGTCTTTGCCGTGTTCCGCAGCTATCCGGGCGTGATGCCGATGTGCGCGGTGCTGTTCCTGTTCTTCTTCGCCTCGGCGGTCTATCCGGCGATCTGGCCGTTCTGGGGCATGGCGAAATTCGGCTGGTCCGAGGCGACGGTGGGCCTGACGCTGGCCATCTTCGGGCTGATCATGGCAGGCTTCCAGGGGTTTCTGACCGGCCCCGCCGTGGCCCGCTGGGGCGAGGTGCGGGTGGCCGTCGCCGGGCTGGCCTGCGCGGCCATCGCGGCCACCGGCTATGGCTTTGTCGGCACGCTGGCCACGGTGGTGGTGCTGATGCTGGTGCATGGGCCCGAAGGATTCGTGCATCCGATGCTGATGGCGCTGATGTCGAAGGTGGTGCCGGAAAATGCCCAGGGCGAATTGCAGGGCGGCATCTCGGCGGTGATGAACATTGCCATGCTGACCGGCACCGTGGTGTTCACCCAGGTCTTTGCGCATTTCATGGCGCCCGATGCCGCGTGGCAAACGCCGGATGCGGCCTATTTCCTGGCCGGCGGCATCATGGTGCTGACGCTGCTGCTGTATCTGTGGACACTGCGGGGGCCGCGCCATGGCTGA
- a CDS encoding DegT/DnrJ/EryC1/StrS family aminotransferase — protein MAEVFTGSFTQQEPIPDDAIAAAVAVMRHGRLHRYNTAGEIAETALLEQEFAAFTGARYCLAVASGGAAMRLALQAAGVGPGDHVLTNAFTLAPVPGAIAALGAVPVFVETTAALTIDLDDLAAKARPGMVLLLSHMRGHLADMDRLMQVCEAAGVRVIEDCAHTMGAAWNGTPSGRHGIAGCYSTQTYKHMNSGEGGLIVSDDAGLMARMVLLSGSYMLYDRHRAAPGPEVYADLREVVPNVSSRMDNLRAAILRPQIPLLAPRVARWRTRHDALEAGLQGIPGLTTIPRPAQETFVGSSFQFLLPGRDAGWIDGFLARCAARGVELKWFGRREPAGFTSSHHSWRYAPDQSLPTTDAVLAGLIDMRVPLTFSLEDCALIARIIGQEALSNAPAPIGQTRQGD, from the coding sequence ATGGCTGAGGTGTTTACCGGCAGCTTCACCCAGCAGGAACCGATCCCCGACGATGCCATCGCGGCGGCGGTGGCGGTGATGCGGCATGGCCGGCTGCACCGCTACAACACCGCCGGCGAAATCGCCGAAACCGCGCTGCTGGAACAGGAATTCGCCGCCTTCACCGGCGCGCGCTATTGCCTGGCCGTCGCCTCGGGCGGGGCGGCGATGCGGCTGGCGTTGCAGGCGGCGGGGGTGGGGCCGGGTGACCATGTGCTGACCAATGCCTTCACGCTGGCCCCGGTGCCCGGCGCCATCGCGGCGCTGGGGGCGGTGCCGGTGTTCGTGGAAACCACCGCCGCGCTGACCATCGACCTTGACGATCTGGCCGCCAAGGCGCGCCCCGGCATGGTGCTGCTGCTCAGCCACATGCGGGGCCATCTGGCCGACATGGACCGCCTGATGCAGGTCTGCGAGGCCGCCGGCGTCCGGGTGATCGAGGATTGCGCCCATACCATGGGGGCGGCGTGGAACGGCACGCCCTCGGGGCGGCATGGCATTGCCGGCTGCTATTCGACCCAGACCTACAAGCACATGAATTCCGGCGAAGGCGGGCTGATCGTATCGGACGACGCCGGGCTGATGGCCCGCATGGTGCTGCTGTCGGGCAGCTACATGCTCTATGACCGCCACCGCGCCGCCCCGGGGCCCGAGGTCTATGCCGACCTGCGCGAGGTGGTGCCCAATGTCTCCTCCCGCATGGATAACCTGCGCGCGGCGATCCTGCGCCCGCAAATCCCGCTGCTGGCGCCCCGCGTGGCCCGCTGGCGCACCCGGCATGATGCGCTGGAGGCAGGGTTGCAAGGCATCCCCGGCCTGACCACCATCCCGCGCCCGGCGCAGGAAACCTTTGTCGGATCCTCGTTCCAGTTCCTGCTGCCCGGCCGCGATGCCGGCTGGATCGACGGCTTCCTGGCCCGCTGCGCGGCGCGCGGGGTCGAACTGAAATGGTTCGGCCGCCGCGAACCTGCGGGCTTCACCTCCAGCCATCACAGCTGGCGCTATGCCCCGGACCAAAGCCTGCCGACCACCGATGCCGTGCTGGCCGGCCTGATCGACATGCGCGTGCCGCTGACCTTCAGCTTGGAAGATTGCGCCCTGATCGCCCGCATCATCGGGCAAGAGGCGCTCAGCAACGCGCCCGCACCCATCGGCCAGACCCGCCAGGGCGACTGA
- a CDS encoding ABC transporter permease, with the protein MGLAIRLARRELRGGLAGFRVFLACLVLGVAAIAGVGIVRSAIQQGLADQGAVLLGGDAQMEFTYRFATPDERAYMDRIAAQVSEVVDFRSMAVVGQGAEAERGLTQVKAVDDGWPLLGTAQLLPEMTVAQALAPVGGLPGAVMDGVLMDRLGLAVGDRFRLGLTEFHLTARLVKEPDSASGGFGLGPRTLVRTVDLKDSGLIGPGTLYETEYRLILPPGADLAAAKVDATERFRDAGMRWQDRTRAAPGVERFVEQMGAFLVLVGLAGLAVGGVGISAAVRAYLDGKTATIATLRTLGAGQGLLFRTYLVQIGLLTLLGVAVGLVLGAGVPIALAPVINAVLPMPAVFAPYPLPLLEAAFYGITVSLLFTVWPLARASSTRAAALYRAASGRVAGWPAPVWWAVTVALAALLVGGAVAFSGAALMALWAAVGVAGALLVLMLAAQGLRRLARRLARSRLMQGRPALRLAVSAIGGPGHETASVVLSLGLGLTVLAAVGQIDANLRSAIAQDLPDRAPAYFFVDIQNDQIAGFLNRLTSDPAVERVETAPMLRGVVTRINGRPATEVAGDHWVVRGDRGVTYADQPPNGTKVVAGNWWPAGYDGPPQVSFAVTEAEEIGLKLGDRITVNILGRDIEATISSFREVDFSTGGIGFVMSLSPNAVRGAPHTHIATVYTGPEHEARILRDLAQTYPNITAIRIRDAVAQVTDALDAIATATAWAAGATLLTGFMVLIGAAAAGERSRVFESAVLKTLGATRGRVLASFALRSALMGAAAGAVAVLAGGLAGWAVMRLVMEAPYRFEPVSALAIVAGGVVAVLLAGLAFALRPLAARPARILRAQD; encoded by the coding sequence ATGGGGCTGGCGATCCGGCTGGCGCGGCGTGAATTGCGCGGCGGGCTGGCGGGGTTCCGGGTGTTTCTGGCCTGTCTGGTGCTGGGCGTGGCGGCGATTGCTGGCGTGGGCATCGTGCGATCGGCCATCCAGCAGGGGCTGGCCGATCAGGGCGCGGTGCTGCTGGGCGGCGATGCCCAGATGGAATTCACCTATCGCTTCGCCACCCCCGACGAACGCGCCTATATGGACCGGATCGCAGCGCAGGTGTCCGAGGTGGTGGACTTCCGGTCGATGGCCGTGGTCGGGCAGGGGGCCGAGGCGGAACGCGGCCTGACCCAGGTCAAGGCGGTGGACGATGGCTGGCCGCTGCTGGGCACCGCGCAGCTGTTGCCCGAGATGACCGTGGCGCAGGCGCTGGCCCCCGTTGGCGGCCTGCCCGGCGCGGTGATGGATGGCGTGCTGATGGACCGGCTGGGGTTGGCGGTGGGCGACCGTTTTCGCCTGGGCCTGACCGAATTTCACCTGACCGCCCGGCTGGTCAAGGAACCCGACAGCGCCAGTGGCGGCTTTGGCCTTGGCCCCCGCACGCTGGTGCGGACGGTGGATCTGAAGGATTCCGGCCTGATCGGCCCCGGCACGCTGTATGAAACCGAATACCGCCTGATCCTGCCGCCCGGCGCCGATCTGGCCGCCGCCAAGGTCGATGCCACCGAACGCTTCCGCGATGCCGGCATGCGCTGGCAGGACCGCACCCGCGCGGCCCCCGGGGTGGAACGGTTTGTCGAGCAGATGGGCGCCTTTCTGGTGCTGGTCGGGCTCGCAGGCCTTGCGGTTGGCGGGGTCGGCATCTCGGCCGCTGTGCGCGCCTATCTGGACGGCAAGACGGCAACCATCGCCACGCTGCGCACGCTGGGCGCCGGGCAGGGGCTGCTGTTCCGCACCTATCTGGTGCAGATCGGCCTGCTGACGCTGCTGGGCGTGGCGGTGGGGCTGGTGCTGGGGGCCGGCGTGCCCATCGCGCTGGCGCCGGTGATCAATGCGGTGCTGCCGATGCCGGCGGTGTTCGCGCCCTATCCGCTGCCCCTGCTGGAGGCGGCGTTCTACGGCATCACCGTATCGCTGCTGTTCACGGTCTGGCCGCTGGCCCGCGCCTCGTCCACCCGGGCGGCGGCGCTGTATCGCGCGGCCTCGGGCCGGGTTGCAGGATGGCCTGCGCCGGTCTGGTGGGCGGTGACGGTGGCGCTGGCCGCGCTGCTGGTGGGCGGCGCGGTGGCGTTTTCCGGCGCGGCGCTGATGGCGCTGTGGGCGGCGGTCGGCGTGGCCGGGGCGCTGCTGGTGCTGATGCTGGCGGCGCAGGGGCTGCGCCGGCTGGCCCGCCGGCTGGCCCGCAGCCGGCTGATGCAGGGCCGCCCGGCGTTGCGGCTGGCGGTGTCGGCCATCGGCGGTCCGGGGCATGAAACCGCCTCGGTCGTGCTGTCGCTGGGGCTGGGGCTGACGGTGCTGGCGGCGGTGGGGCAGATCGACGCCAACCTGCGATCCGCCATCGCGCAGGATCTGCCCGACCGCGCGCCGGCCTATTTCTTTGTCGACATCCAGAACGACCAGATCGCGGGCTTCCTGAATCGGCTGACCAGCGATCCGGCGGTAGAGCGGGTGGAAACCGCGCCCATGCTGCGCGGCGTGGTCACCCGCATCAACGGCCGCCCGGCAACCGAGGTGGCCGGCGATCACTGGGTGGTGCGCGGCGACCGTGGCGTGACCTATGCCGACCAGCCGCCCAACGGCACCAAGGTGGTGGCGGGCAACTGGTGGCCTGCCGGCTATGACGGCCCGCCGCAGGTGTCCTTTGCCGTGACCGAGGCCGAGGAGATCGGCCTGAAGCTGGGCGATCGCATCACCGTCAACATCCTTGGCCGCGATATCGAGGCGACAATCTCCAGCTTTCGCGAGGTGGATTTTTCCACCGGGGGCATCGGCTTTGTCATGTCGCTGTCGCCCAATGCGGTGCGCGGCGCGCCGCATACCCATATCGCCACCGTCTATACCGGGCCCGAGCATGAGGCGCGCATCCTGCGCGATCTGGCGCAGACCTATCCCAACATCACCGCCATCCGCATCCGCGATGCGGTGGCGCAGGTGACCGATGCGCTGGATGCCATCGCCACCGCCACCGCCTGGGCGGCGGGGGCCACGCTGTTGACCGGGTTCATGGTGCTGATCGGCGCTGCGGCGGCGGGCGAACGGTCGCGGGTGTTCGAATCGGCGGTGCTGAAAACGCTGGGGGCGACGCGGGGGCGGGTGCTGGCCTCGTTCGCGCTGCGATCCGCGCTGATGGGGGCGGCGGCGGGCGCGGTGGCGGTGCTGGCCGGCGGGCTGGCTGGCTGGGCGGTGATGCGCCTGGTCATGGAAGCGCCCTATCGGTTCGAGCCGGTTTCGGCGCTGGCCATCGTGGCCGGGGGCGTGGTGGCGGTGCTGCTGGCGGGCCTGGCCTTTGCCCTGCGCCCGCTGGCGGCGCGCCCGGCCCGGATATTGCGCGCCCAGGACTGA
- a CDS encoding DUF2478 domain-containing protein: protein MLGVIIAERKGDGDRVLAALADRLAAQGLRLAGAVQENLDCGADRPCDMDLRLLGHGARVRISQSLGPMSQGCRLDADGVERAAGIAASVLAMGADLLIVNKFGKQEVEGGGFRQLIGQALSAGIPVLTQVKPVNRAAFDAFAGGLADPLPPDPQALEDWLAAQRG, encoded by the coding sequence ATGCTGGGCGTCATCATCGCAGAGCGCAAGGGCGACGGCGACCGCGTGCTGGCCGCGCTGGCCGACCGGCTGGCGGCGCAGGGGCTGCGGCTGGCCGGGGCGGTGCAGGAAAACCTGGACTGCGGCGCCGACCGGCCCTGCGACATGGACCTGCGCCTGCTGGGGCACGGCGCGCGGGTGCGGATCAGCCAGTCGCTGGGGCCGATGTCGCAAGGGTGCCGGCTGGATGCCGACGGGGTGGAACGCGCCGCAGGGATCGCGGCCAGCGTGCTGGCCATGGGCGCCGACCTGCTGATCGTCAACAAGTTCGGCAAGCAGGAGGTCGAGGGCGGCGGCTTTCGCCAACTGATTGGTCAGGCGCTGTCTGCCGGCATTCCGGTGCTGACCCAGGTCAAGCCGGTGAACCGCGCCGCCTTCGATGCCTTTGCCGGCGGGCTGGCCGACCCGCTGCCGCCCGATCCGCAGGCGTTGGAGGACTGGCTGGCAGCACAGCGGGGCTAG